A DNA window from Setaria viridis chromosome 2, Setaria_viridis_v4.0, whole genome shotgun sequence contains the following coding sequences:
- the LOC117845788 gene encoding annexin D5, which translates to MASLTLPPAPPNPRQDAIDLHKAFKGFGCDSTAVINILTHRDSVQRGLIQQEYRAMYHEELSQRISSELSGNHKKAMLLWILDPAGRDATVLREALSGDTMDLRAATEIICSRTPSQLQIMKQTYFARFGTYLEHDIGHHTSGDHQKILLAYMGIPRYEGPEVDPTIVTHDAKDLYKAGEKRLGTDEKTFIRIFTERSWAHIASVSSAYHHMYDRKLEKVIKSETSGNFAFALLTILRCAESPAKYFAKLLRKAMKGLGTDDKTLIRVVVTRTEIDMQYIKAEYFKKYKKPLGEAINSETSGHYRTFLLSLVGHGH; encoded by the exons GTTTTGGCTGTGACAGTACAGCCGTGATAAACATACTTACTCATCGTGATTCAGTGCAACGTGGACTCATTCAACAGGAATACAGGGCTATGTATCATGAGGAACTCTCCCAGCGTATTTCATCTGAACTCAGTGGAAACCACAAG AAAGCTATGTTGCTGTGGATTCTTGATCCTGCTGGACGTGATGCAACTGTTTTGAGAGAAGCTTTAAGTGGTGACACTATGGATCTGAGAGCAGCCACTGAGATAATATGTTCCAGGACACCATCGCAGTTGCAAATAATGAAACAGACTTATTTTGCACGATTCGGTACTTACCTTGAGCACGACATTGGTCACCACACATCCGGCGATCACCAGAAG ATTTTACTTGCCTATATGGGGATTCCACGCTATGAAGGTCCTGAGGTTGATCCTACTATAGTGACACACGATGCGAAAGACTTGTACAAAGCTGGTGAGAAAAGGCTGGGTACAGATGAAAAGACTTTCATCCGTATTTTCACTGAACGCAGTTGGGCACACATAGCATCTGTTTCTTCTGCTTACCATCATATGTATGACCGGAAATTAGAGAAG GTTATCAAGAGTGAAACATCTGGAAACTTTGCATTTGCTCTTTTAACTATCCTCAGATGCGCAGAGAGTCCGGCGAAGTATTTTGCTAAG CTCTTACGGAAGGCCATGAAAGGTCTAGGCACTGATGACAAAACCCTTATAAGGGTCGTGGTGACAAGGACTGAGATTGACATGCAATATATCAAGGCAGAGTACTTCAAGAAGTATAAGAAGCCGTTAGGCGAGGCTATCAACTCTGAAACATCAGGACACTATCGGACATTCCTTCTCTCGCTCGTCGGTCATGGCCACTAG